In the Oreochromis aureus strain Israel breed Guangdong linkage group 14, ZZ_aureus, whole genome shotgun sequence genome, one interval contains:
- the LOC116320364 gene encoding pannexin-1-like translates to MAIAHVATEYMFSDFLLKDPNQARYRNVRTELAVDKIVTCVAVGLPLLLISLAFAQEVSVGTQISCFAPTNFSWRQAAYVDSFCWAAVHTHTLPLWLHKFFPYILLLVAVLMYAPALFWRFCAAPLLQSDLAFIMEELDRCYNRAVTLAKRMATAEQPSTDSDPTEGCFHYPMVEKFLMTKRCSRKLIFYYLLCRLLTLLTLLCACIYLGYYLRLASTTDDFGCKLRVGLLESDSGVPDRVQCKLIAVGVFSLLSFVNLIVFATLIPVVIYASLRPLYCYGHAHFLETYQSLPTVSVLPKPGGQCDDLSLYLLLLEENISEVKSYKYMKVLEMLRRRGEHAGESFDPMGLLQNLCLVKMDNVDGLKPTGASAMCDNDTDAPEDICEGPNSSKENGSKTETEMKELRPLLKENKDAAGSSDGGVLRQRPM, encoded by the exons ATGGCCATCGCACACGTGGCTACAGAGTACATGTTCAGCGACTTTCTGCTGAAGGACCCGAACCAGGCTCGATACCGCAACGTTCGAACGGAGCTCGCCGTGGACAAGATCGTGACCTGCGTGGCCGTGGGCCTTcccctcctcctcatctctctAGCCTTCGCTCAGGAGGTCTCAGTCG GTACTCAGATCAGCTGCTTTGCTCCAACTAACTTCTCATGGAGGCAGGCAGCTTATGTGGACTCCTTCTGCTGGGCggctgtgcacacacacactctacctCTGTGGCTGCacaag TTCTTTCCTTACATCCTGCTGCTGGTGGCCGTTCTCATGTACGCCCCGGCGTTGTTCTGGAGATTTTGCGCTGCGCCGCTCCTGCAGTCTGACCTTGCCTTCATCATGGAAGAGCTGGACCGCTGTTATAACCGTGCCGTCACTCTGGCCAAACGGATGGCGACAGCAGAGCAGCCGTCCACTGACAG CGATCCCACCGAGGGCTGCTTCCATTACCCAATGGTGGAGAAGTTCTTGATGACCAAGCGCTGCTCGCGGAAGCTGATCTTTTACTACCTCCTGTGCCGCCTTCTGACTCTGCTCACCCTGCTCTGCGCCTGCATCTACCTGGGCTACTACCTCCGCCTGGCCTCCACTACAGACGACTTCGGCTGCAAGCTGCGTGTCGGCCTGCTCGAGTCAGACTCTGGCGTCCCCGACAGGGTGCAGTGTAAGCTCATCGCCGTGGGAGTCTTCTCCTTGCTGAG CTTCGTAAACTTGATCGTCTTCGCCACGTTGATTCCAGTTGTGATCTACGCCAGTCTGCGTCCCCTCTACTGCTATGGCCACGCTCACTTCCTCGAAACCTACCAATCGCTGCCCACTGTGAGCGTCCTGCCCAAACCCGGTGGCCAATGTGATGATCTCTCGCTCTACCTGCTCCTACTGGAGGAGAACATCAGTGAAGTGAAATCCTACAAATATATGAAG GTGTTGGAGATGTTGAGGAGACGAGGCGAGCACGCCGGAGAAAGCTTCGACCCCATGGGCCTGCTGCAGAATCTCTGCCTGGTGAAGATGGACAACGTAGACGGGTTGAAACCCACCGGTGCTTCAGCGATGTGTGATAATGACACGGATGCTCCCGAGGACATCTGCGAGGGTCCAAACTCGTccaaagaaaatggcagcaaGACGGAAACGGAGATGAAAG agCTCAGACCTCTGCTGAAAGAGAACAAAGATGCAGCAGGAAGCAGCGACGGAGGCGTTCTCCGTCAGAGACCGATGTGA
- the rsf1a gene encoding remodeling and spacing factor 1 isoform X2, with the protein MAAPAVLRSSGPPLCPSFAEVCSFLERYGAALDLPEMTFPQMERYLRDTTTVPKPLVELHVKLLRKLGRSVSADRWEKYLAKVCQELNSTWAWELEQKGYQEMSMECKSSILKYLCECQFDENLKFKTAVNDEDPEKMRLQPVGRDRQGLMYWLQLDQEQNIRLYTEEQDDLDGSTWKCIVRTRNDLAEALELLKAQVDPNHNQERDQNQAGSRSASPAQKEAGDETIRSTNPEASKTSEDHADSKMVDPQKREKQTRPEVKEELTPPPIKKENADAEVKEEKTLLKPSVFDNRVSTITTVIKSESRDADTPRNTVSVVMAPVAKQEEEAERAVVRSSQQAKIPLKKRELKLAESFHSNHLNKTNSSSIIVCNPSVIHAKDGHGREAKLSNSLVSPGGSAASQPHLVVSASRLELTNGRASLLPHKDGQNGVVGQVVGHVGVIRSPSERHRAPGAEQQEQNGPNSDLRDSRAAEEQREGSRQSVLVRKGLIEGETPAGAATSSPPPPPLPPHALTEAPTPTKMDSVGISSLSQNAEEPKRQTAEDQGKNTTGEQLDKEKKTGQDDEREERSREVSVLSVAEGLKKDDRVKNESTLVQVEAELGSSVSPPKLDQQDKKDDQEEGVNGGLAEQKKAKASEERQGLLEEASSELQKEGIRLKIKIPPHRRNKLKGKAMKEEEKGRELETQEEGRPLRRSARICRPSSKVAESQKKKPQKKHALPTRTREEEEEDEYEEDEEEQSSATKKDKKTEPVEQIRKRRGKRRHRRPRWSNIRTKRRKLNEGGEVEDRGRKRGEEESEGGSDSEEESYKSEEIPSEDACTHCGLPNHPELILLCDSCDSGYHTACLRPPLMLIPDGEWFCPPCQHKLLCEKLEEQLQNLDSALKKKERAERRRERLVYVGISVENIIPEGDEEEEEKSAKKKDSKKSKNLGRRSTRTRKHISYRFDDFDDAIDEAIEEDFRDLCGGAGRGKDLPTSLSEDGKESQRPIRSQTHAARNRKKRRLNDLESDSTAAESEDEFMLSNSSEDEDFGASGADDDEEEEDEDAGSDAGSWDSRTRPRRVLRGVVKHRPGRNRGRGRKRLRRRRRRSSDEEEEESEEEMDSDQFSDMTDSNSDKKRRGLRRGQRQQVNYRETSESSDDSRASANKEKVKRHGRPRKERLSSDYSDVSASSRESEEDDYEDEEEDDQRRRVNRRRRHEEDFRTRRTRDKRRRRYEEDEGERGRRLKRRLQEEEEAEEERDKRRRLKRTHRDEEEDLEKMGRGKRREILSQQRRKRLAQMLKKRRPSTDEEEEGEGEEDDDSYSESSSEEDRPVRKRLNRIDSDDDEEDDEDEDDEDGRQKTATKRSSAGERRADSDAQEKGRGRSLSPPNGHRTSRGPEPRDAAGLGRQGRHNGPSHPEEGEEEEQRDSRDSVQNSLQS; encoded by the exons ATGGCTGCTCCGGCGGTGTTGAGGAGCTCCGGCCCGCCGCTCTGCCCGAGCTTCGCGGAGGTCTGCTCGTTCCTGGAGCGGTACGGAGCGGCGCTGGATCTGCCCGAGATGACTTTCCCGCAGATGGAGAGGTATCTACGGGACACGACTACAG TTCCTAAACCCCTCGTGGAGCTCCATGTGAAGCTGCTCAGGAAACTGGGGAGGTCTGTGTCTGCTGACCGCTGGGAAAAATACCTGGCTAAG GTCTGCCAGGAGTTGAATAGCACCTGGGCATGGGAGCTGGAACAGAAGGGCTACCAGGAGATGTCCATGGAGTGCAAGTCCAGCATCCTGAAA TACCTCTGCGAGTGTCAGTTTGACGAAAACCTGAAGTTCAAGACGGCGGTCAACGACGAGGACCCGGAGAAGATGCGTCTGCAGCCTGTAGGTCGGGACCGGCAGGGCCTGATGTACTGGCTTCAGCTGGACCAGGAGCAGAACATCCGGCTGTACACGGAGGAGCAGGACGATCTGGACGGATCCACCTGGAAGTGCATCGTTAG GACTCGCAACGACCTGGCAGAGGCTCTGGAGCTGCTGAAGGCTCAGGTTGATCCAAACCACAATCAGGAACGGGACCAGAACCAGGCTGGATCCAGGAGTGCCAGCCCTGCACAGAAAGAAGCTG GGGATGAGACGATCAGAAGCACCAACCCTGAGGCCTCAAAGACTTCAGAAGACCACGCTGACAGCAAGATGGTCGACCctcaaaagagagaaaaacaaaccaggCCAG agGTGAAGGAGGAGCTCACACCGCCTCCCATCAAGAAGGAAAATGCTGATGCTGAGGTGAAGGAGGAGAAGACGCTCCTCAAACCGTCTGTCTTTGATAACCGCGTGAGCACCATCACCACCGTCATCAAATCAGAATCGAGGGACGCGGACACCCCCAGGAACACAGTGTCTGTTGTCATGGCGCCCGTGGCTAAACAGGAAGAGGAAGCGGAGCGAGCGGTAGTCAGGAGCAGCCAGCAGGCCAAGATACCACTGAAGAAGAGGGAGCTCAAGCTCGCAGAAAGCTTCCACAGCAATCACCTGAACAAGACCAACAGCAGCAGTATTATTGTCTGTAACCCGTCAGTGATCCACGCCAAGGACGGTCACGGAAGGGAGGCCAAGCTGTCTAACTCATTAGTGTCCCCTGGTGGTTCAGCTGCCTCGCAGCCGCATCTGGTCGTCAGCGCATCAAGGCTGGAACTCACCAATGGGAGAGCTTCGCTCCTGCCGCACAAAGATGGGCAAAATGGGGTAGTAGGTCAGGTGGTGGGTCACGTAGGAGTCATCCGCAGCCCATCTGAGCGTCACAGAGCGCCCGGTGCCGAGCAGCAGGAACAAAACGGGCCAAATTCAGACCTCCGGGACTCGAGAGCAGCGGAGGAACAACGTGAAGGGAGCCGACAGTCAGTGTTGGTGAGGAAGGGCCTTATAGAAGGGGAGACGCCAGCGGGAGCTGCAACTTcttctcctccccctcctcctcttcctcctcatgcACTAACGGAGGCTCCGACACCCACAAAAATGGACTCTGTTGGCATCTCCTCGCTGTCTCAGAACGCAGAGGAACCCAAGAGGCAGACAGCAGAAGATCAGGGTAAAAACACCACAGGGGAGCAGCTGGACAAGGAGAAGAAAACTGGGCAGGATGatgagagggaggagaggagcagGGAGGTGTCTGTGCTCAGTGTGGCAGAAGGATTAAAAAAAGACGACCGAGTGAAGAATGAAAGCACTTTAGTACAAGTGGAGGCAGAATTGGGAAGCTCTGTTTCACCTCCGAAACTGGACCAACAGGATAAAAAGGACGACCAGGAGGAGGGCGTCAACGGTGGGTTAGCAGAGCAGAAAAAGGCAAAGGCCTCGGAGGAGCGGCAGGGACTGCTGGAGGAAGCCTCCTCTGAGCTCCAGAAGGAAGGAATCAGGCTAAAGATCAAGATTCCTCCCCACCGGAGAAACAAGCTGAAGGGGAAGGcgatgaaggaggaggagaaagggaGGGAGCTGGAGACGCAAGAGGAAGGGAGGCCGCTGAGGAGGTCTGCGAGGATCTGCAG GCCAAGCTCGAAGGTGGCTGAGAGCCAGAAGAAGAAGCCACAGAAAAAACATGCACTACCCACCAGAACgagggaagaagaggaggaggatgagtatgaagaggatgaagaggagcagagctcagctacaaagaaagacaaaaaaactgaaCCTGTCGAGCAGATAAGGAAGCGAAGG GGTAAACGAAGGCACCGGCGCCCCCGGTGGTCAAACATACGCACAAAGAGGCGCAAACTTAATGAGGGAGGGGAGGTGGAGGACAGGGGGAGGAAAcggggagaggaggagagcgaAGGAGGGAGCGACTCAGAGGAAGAATCGTATAAATCCGAGGAAATTCCCAGCGAGGATGCCTGCACTCACTGCGGCCTGCCCAACCACCCCGAACTG ATCCTgctgtgtgactcctgtgacaGTGGATACCACACTGCCTGTCTGCGGCCGCCTCTCATGTTGATCCCTGATGGAGAGTGGTTCTGTCCCCCCTGccaacat AAATTGCTGTGTGAGAAACTGGAGGAACAACTGCAGAATCTGGACAGCGCTCTGAAGAaaaaggagagagcagagagaag GAGGGAACGGCTGGTGTACGTAGGAATCAGCGTGGAGAACATCATCCCT GAGggagatgaggaggaagaggagaagtctgCGAAGAAGAAGGATTCCAAAAAGAGCAAAAACCTCGGGAGGCGATCAACCAGGACCAGGAAGCACATCAGCTACAG GTTTGATGACTTTGATGATGCCATTGATGAGGCCATAGAGGAGGACTTCAGGGACCTTTGTGGAG GAGCAGGGCGGGGCAAAGACCTCCCCACCAGCCTATCAGAGGACGGGAAGGAGAGCCAGCGGCCAATCAGAAGCCAGACTCACGCCGCACGGAACAGGAAGAAGCGGAGACTGAACGACCTGGAGAGCGACAGCACAGCGGCGGAGAGCGAAGATGAGTTCATGCTCAGCAACAG CTCAGAGGACGAAGATTTCGGCGCATCTGGAGCAGACGAcgatgaagaggaggaagacgaAGACGCAGGCAGTGACGCTGGCAGCTGGGATAGCAGAACTCGCCCCAGACGGGTGCTGAGAGGAGTGGTTAAACACAGACCCGGCAGGAACCGTGGGCGGGGCAGGAAGCGGCTGAGACGGCGGCGGAGACGCTCCTCTgacgaagaagaggaggaaagcGAGGAAGAGATGG ACTCGGATCAGTTCAGCGACATGACGGACAGCAACAGTGACAAAAAAAGGCGGGGCCTGAGGCGGGGCCAGCGCCAGCAAGTCAACTACCGTGAAACGTCGGAGTCGTCGGACGACTCGCGAGCCTCCGCCAACAAGGAGAAGGTGAAGCGCCACGGCAGGCCTCGCAAGGAGCGTCTCTCCAGCGACTACAGCGACG tgtcGGCTTCTTCCAGAGAGTCAGAGGAGGACGATTATGAAGACGAAGAGGAGGATGACCAGAGGAGGAGGGTgaacaggaggaggagacaCGAGGAAGACTTCCGGACAAGGAGGACGAGAgacaagaggaggaggaggtacgAAGAGgacgagggagagagagggaggcggCTGAAGAGGAGActgcaggaggaagaggaggcagaggaggagagagacaaGCGGAGGAGGTTAAAGAGGACACAcagagatgaagaggaggatctGGAGAAGATGGGGAGGGGGAAGAGGAGAGAGATCCTGTCGCAGCAGCGGCGCAAACGGCTCGCCCAGATGCTGAAGAAACGGCGGCCTTCGacggacgaggaggaggagggcgagGGCGAGGAGGACGACGACTCGTATTCTGAGTCATCATCGGAGGAGGATCGTCCGGTCCGCAAAAGACTGAACCGCATTGACTCAGATGACGATGAAGAGGACGACGAGGATGAGGACGATGAGGATGGGAGACAGAAGACGGCGACCAAAAGATCTTCAGCGGGGGAGAGGAGAGCTGACAGCGACGCTCAGGAAAAGGGGAGGGGCCGCAGCCTGTCTCCGCCAAACGGACATCGGACCTCCAGAGGCCCAGAGCCCAGAGACGCTGCAGGGTTGGGCAGGCAGGGCAGGCACAACGGTCCCTCACATccggaggagggagaggaggaggaacagAGGGACTCCCGAGACTCTGTCCAGAACAGTCTGCAGTCATGA
- the rsf1a gene encoding remodeling and spacing factor 1 isoform X1, with amino-acid sequence MAAPAVLRSSGPPLCPSFAEVCSFLERYGAALDLPEMTFPQMERYLRDTTTVPKPLVELHVKLLRKLGRSVSADRWEKYLAKVCQELNSTWAWELEQKGYQEMSMECKSSILKYLCECQFDENLKFKTAVNDEDPEKMRLQPVGRDRQGLMYWLQLDQEQNIRLYTEEQDDLDGSTWKCIVRTRNDLAEALELLKAQVDPNHNQERDQNQAGSRSASPAQKEAGDETIRSTNPEASKTSEDHADSKMVDPQKREKQTRPEVKEELTPPPIKKENADAEVKEEKTLLKPSVFDNRVSTITTVIKSESRDADTPRNTVSVVMAPVAKQEEEAERAVVRSSQQAKIPLKKRELKLAESFHSNHLNKTNSSSIIVCNPSVIHAKDGHGREAKLSNSLVSPGGSAASQPHLVVSASRLELTNGRASLLPHKDGQNGVVGQVVGHVGVIRSPSERHRAPGAEQQEQNGPNSDLRDSRAAEEQREGSRQSVLVRKGLIEGETPAGAATSSPPPPPLPPHALTEAPTPTKMDSVGISSLSQNAEEPKRQTAEDQGKNTTGEQLDKEKKTGQDDEREERSREVSVLSVAEGLKKDDRVKNESTLVQVEAELGSSVSPPKLDQQDKKDDQEEGVNGGLAEQKKAKASEERQGLLEEASSELQKEGIRLKIKIPPHRRNKLKGKAMKEEEKGRELETQEEGRPLRRSARICRSSALPTCRPSSKVAESQKKKPQKKHALPTRTREEEEEDEYEEDEEEQSSATKKDKKTEPVEQIRKRRGKRRHRRPRWSNIRTKRRKLNEGGEVEDRGRKRGEEESEGGSDSEEESYKSEEIPSEDACTHCGLPNHPELILLCDSCDSGYHTACLRPPLMLIPDGEWFCPPCQHKLLCEKLEEQLQNLDSALKKKERAERRRERLVYVGISVENIIPEGDEEEEEKSAKKKDSKKSKNLGRRSTRTRKHISYRFDDFDDAIDEAIEEDFRDLCGGAGRGKDLPTSLSEDGKESQRPIRSQTHAARNRKKRRLNDLESDSTAAESEDEFMLSNSSEDEDFGASGADDDEEEEDEDAGSDAGSWDSRTRPRRVLRGVVKHRPGRNRGRGRKRLRRRRRRSSDEEEEESEEEMDSDQFSDMTDSNSDKKRRGLRRGQRQQVNYRETSESSDDSRASANKEKVKRHGRPRKERLSSDYSDVSASSRESEEDDYEDEEEDDQRRRVNRRRRHEEDFRTRRTRDKRRRRYEEDEGERGRRLKRRLQEEEEAEEERDKRRRLKRTHRDEEEDLEKMGRGKRREILSQQRRKRLAQMLKKRRPSTDEEEEGEGEEDDDSYSESSSEEDRPVRKRLNRIDSDDDEEDDEDEDDEDGRQKTATKRSSAGERRADSDAQEKGRGRSLSPPNGHRTSRGPEPRDAAGLGRQGRHNGPSHPEEGEEEEQRDSRDSVQNSLQS; translated from the exons ATGGCTGCTCCGGCGGTGTTGAGGAGCTCCGGCCCGCCGCTCTGCCCGAGCTTCGCGGAGGTCTGCTCGTTCCTGGAGCGGTACGGAGCGGCGCTGGATCTGCCCGAGATGACTTTCCCGCAGATGGAGAGGTATCTACGGGACACGACTACAG TTCCTAAACCCCTCGTGGAGCTCCATGTGAAGCTGCTCAGGAAACTGGGGAGGTCTGTGTCTGCTGACCGCTGGGAAAAATACCTGGCTAAG GTCTGCCAGGAGTTGAATAGCACCTGGGCATGGGAGCTGGAACAGAAGGGCTACCAGGAGATGTCCATGGAGTGCAAGTCCAGCATCCTGAAA TACCTCTGCGAGTGTCAGTTTGACGAAAACCTGAAGTTCAAGACGGCGGTCAACGACGAGGACCCGGAGAAGATGCGTCTGCAGCCTGTAGGTCGGGACCGGCAGGGCCTGATGTACTGGCTTCAGCTGGACCAGGAGCAGAACATCCGGCTGTACACGGAGGAGCAGGACGATCTGGACGGATCCACCTGGAAGTGCATCGTTAG GACTCGCAACGACCTGGCAGAGGCTCTGGAGCTGCTGAAGGCTCAGGTTGATCCAAACCACAATCAGGAACGGGACCAGAACCAGGCTGGATCCAGGAGTGCCAGCCCTGCACAGAAAGAAGCTG GGGATGAGACGATCAGAAGCACCAACCCTGAGGCCTCAAAGACTTCAGAAGACCACGCTGACAGCAAGATGGTCGACCctcaaaagagagaaaaacaaaccaggCCAG agGTGAAGGAGGAGCTCACACCGCCTCCCATCAAGAAGGAAAATGCTGATGCTGAGGTGAAGGAGGAGAAGACGCTCCTCAAACCGTCTGTCTTTGATAACCGCGTGAGCACCATCACCACCGTCATCAAATCAGAATCGAGGGACGCGGACACCCCCAGGAACACAGTGTCTGTTGTCATGGCGCCCGTGGCTAAACAGGAAGAGGAAGCGGAGCGAGCGGTAGTCAGGAGCAGCCAGCAGGCCAAGATACCACTGAAGAAGAGGGAGCTCAAGCTCGCAGAAAGCTTCCACAGCAATCACCTGAACAAGACCAACAGCAGCAGTATTATTGTCTGTAACCCGTCAGTGATCCACGCCAAGGACGGTCACGGAAGGGAGGCCAAGCTGTCTAACTCATTAGTGTCCCCTGGTGGTTCAGCTGCCTCGCAGCCGCATCTGGTCGTCAGCGCATCAAGGCTGGAACTCACCAATGGGAGAGCTTCGCTCCTGCCGCACAAAGATGGGCAAAATGGGGTAGTAGGTCAGGTGGTGGGTCACGTAGGAGTCATCCGCAGCCCATCTGAGCGTCACAGAGCGCCCGGTGCCGAGCAGCAGGAACAAAACGGGCCAAATTCAGACCTCCGGGACTCGAGAGCAGCGGAGGAACAACGTGAAGGGAGCCGACAGTCAGTGTTGGTGAGGAAGGGCCTTATAGAAGGGGAGACGCCAGCGGGAGCTGCAACTTcttctcctccccctcctcctcttcctcctcatgcACTAACGGAGGCTCCGACACCCACAAAAATGGACTCTGTTGGCATCTCCTCGCTGTCTCAGAACGCAGAGGAACCCAAGAGGCAGACAGCAGAAGATCAGGGTAAAAACACCACAGGGGAGCAGCTGGACAAGGAGAAGAAAACTGGGCAGGATGatgagagggaggagaggagcagGGAGGTGTCTGTGCTCAGTGTGGCAGAAGGATTAAAAAAAGACGACCGAGTGAAGAATGAAAGCACTTTAGTACAAGTGGAGGCAGAATTGGGAAGCTCTGTTTCACCTCCGAAACTGGACCAACAGGATAAAAAGGACGACCAGGAGGAGGGCGTCAACGGTGGGTTAGCAGAGCAGAAAAAGGCAAAGGCCTCGGAGGAGCGGCAGGGACTGCTGGAGGAAGCCTCCTCTGAGCTCCAGAAGGAAGGAATCAGGCTAAAGATCAAGATTCCTCCCCACCGGAGAAACAAGCTGAAGGGGAAGGcgatgaaggaggaggagaaagggaGGGAGCTGGAGACGCAAGAGGAAGGGAGGCCGCTGAGGAGGTCTGCGAGGATCTGCAG ATCATCTGCTTTGCCAACCTGCAGGCCAAGCTCGAAGGTGGCTGAGAGCCAGAAGAAGAAGCCACAGAAAAAACATGCACTACCCACCAGAACgagggaagaagaggaggaggatgagtatgaagaggatgaagaggagcagagctcagctacaaagaaagacaaaaaaactgaaCCTGTCGAGCAGATAAGGAAGCGAAGG GGTAAACGAAGGCACCGGCGCCCCCGGTGGTCAAACATACGCACAAAGAGGCGCAAACTTAATGAGGGAGGGGAGGTGGAGGACAGGGGGAGGAAAcggggagaggaggagagcgaAGGAGGGAGCGACTCAGAGGAAGAATCGTATAAATCCGAGGAAATTCCCAGCGAGGATGCCTGCACTCACTGCGGCCTGCCCAACCACCCCGAACTG ATCCTgctgtgtgactcctgtgacaGTGGATACCACACTGCCTGTCTGCGGCCGCCTCTCATGTTGATCCCTGATGGAGAGTGGTTCTGTCCCCCCTGccaacat AAATTGCTGTGTGAGAAACTGGAGGAACAACTGCAGAATCTGGACAGCGCTCTGAAGAaaaaggagagagcagagagaag GAGGGAACGGCTGGTGTACGTAGGAATCAGCGTGGAGAACATCATCCCT GAGggagatgaggaggaagaggagaagtctgCGAAGAAGAAGGATTCCAAAAAGAGCAAAAACCTCGGGAGGCGATCAACCAGGACCAGGAAGCACATCAGCTACAG GTTTGATGACTTTGATGATGCCATTGATGAGGCCATAGAGGAGGACTTCAGGGACCTTTGTGGAG GAGCAGGGCGGGGCAAAGACCTCCCCACCAGCCTATCAGAGGACGGGAAGGAGAGCCAGCGGCCAATCAGAAGCCAGACTCACGCCGCACGGAACAGGAAGAAGCGGAGACTGAACGACCTGGAGAGCGACAGCACAGCGGCGGAGAGCGAAGATGAGTTCATGCTCAGCAACAG CTCAGAGGACGAAGATTTCGGCGCATCTGGAGCAGACGAcgatgaagaggaggaagacgaAGACGCAGGCAGTGACGCTGGCAGCTGGGATAGCAGAACTCGCCCCAGACGGGTGCTGAGAGGAGTGGTTAAACACAGACCCGGCAGGAACCGTGGGCGGGGCAGGAAGCGGCTGAGACGGCGGCGGAGACGCTCCTCTgacgaagaagaggaggaaagcGAGGAAGAGATGG ACTCGGATCAGTTCAGCGACATGACGGACAGCAACAGTGACAAAAAAAGGCGGGGCCTGAGGCGGGGCCAGCGCCAGCAAGTCAACTACCGTGAAACGTCGGAGTCGTCGGACGACTCGCGAGCCTCCGCCAACAAGGAGAAGGTGAAGCGCCACGGCAGGCCTCGCAAGGAGCGTCTCTCCAGCGACTACAGCGACG tgtcGGCTTCTTCCAGAGAGTCAGAGGAGGACGATTATGAAGACGAAGAGGAGGATGACCAGAGGAGGAGGGTgaacaggaggaggagacaCGAGGAAGACTTCCGGACAAGGAGGACGAGAgacaagaggaggaggaggtacgAAGAGgacgagggagagagagggaggcggCTGAAGAGGAGActgcaggaggaagaggaggcagaggaggagagagacaaGCGGAGGAGGTTAAAGAGGACACAcagagatgaagaggaggatctGGAGAAGATGGGGAGGGGGAAGAGGAGAGAGATCCTGTCGCAGCAGCGGCGCAAACGGCTCGCCCAGATGCTGAAGAAACGGCGGCCTTCGacggacgaggaggaggagggcgagGGCGAGGAGGACGACGACTCGTATTCTGAGTCATCATCGGAGGAGGATCGTCCGGTCCGCAAAAGACTGAACCGCATTGACTCAGATGACGATGAAGAGGACGACGAGGATGAGGACGATGAGGATGGGAGACAGAAGACGGCGACCAAAAGATCTTCAGCGGGGGAGAGGAGAGCTGACAGCGACGCTCAGGAAAAGGGGAGGGGCCGCAGCCTGTCTCCGCCAAACGGACATCGGACCTCCAGAGGCCCAGAGCCCAGAGACGCTGCAGGGTTGGGCAGGCAGGGCAGGCACAACGGTCCCTCACATccggaggagggagaggaggaggaacagAGGGACTCCCGAGACTCTGTCCAGAACAGTCTGCAGTCATGA